A window from Gemmatimonadales bacterium encodes these proteins:
- a CDS encoding glycosyltransferase, with protein MRAVVMSRVYADPAARGKLKALAGLDLAVAAAVPDRWVPAGLSHEQQTSWEDEARVRTVPIPIRGRAADPNPRWRASALRALLTDFRPDIIQIEEEPWTRGASIAARIARRLKVPYVVLARESLPRAYAPVARYRRNRVLGGAAGLAAVNELAARLALRVRPTLPFQVGPQLGVRLPLTAERVPHSGLALGFVGRLVPEKGLDLLFRACVKLVGRWSLTVVGTGPAQEELEGLAERLGLAGRVTWLGALPRDAVDQVWPRLDCIVIPSRTTPRWIEASPRAALDAMARGVAVVATSAGALPEILGDAGLLVPEEDVGALTEVLQRLHDSPEEHQRLGAAGRRRVLERYSDAAIAEQTRRFWSGLVPATA; from the coding sequence GTGCGTGCCGTGGTGATGTCCCGGGTGTACGCCGACCCCGCCGCGCGAGGCAAGCTCAAGGCGCTGGCCGGCCTCGATCTCGCGGTGGCGGCGGCGGTTCCGGACCGCTGGGTCCCTGCCGGGCTGTCCCACGAGCAGCAGACGTCATGGGAGGACGAGGCCCGGGTCCGGACCGTCCCCATTCCGATCCGCGGCCGCGCCGCGGACCCGAACCCCCGCTGGCGCGCGAGCGCGCTCCGCGCTCTGCTGACCGATTTTCGTCCCGATATCATTCAGATCGAGGAGGAGCCGTGGACCCGGGGCGCGTCCATCGCGGCGCGAATCGCCCGGCGGCTCAAAGTGCCCTACGTGGTCCTTGCCCGGGAGAGTCTTCCAAGGGCGTACGCGCCGGTGGCGCGCTACCGGCGGAACCGGGTGCTGGGTGGGGCGGCCGGTCTCGCCGCCGTGAACGAGCTCGCCGCGCGTCTGGCCCTCCGGGTCCGCCCCACCCTTCCGTTCCAGGTGGGGCCCCAGCTCGGGGTGCGGCTTCCGCTCACCGCGGAACGAGTGCCGCACAGCGGACTGGCCCTCGGGTTCGTCGGCCGCCTGGTGCCGGAGAAGGGTCTCGATCTGCTCTTCCGGGCCTGCGTGAAGCTGGTGGGCCGCTGGAGCCTCACCGTCGTGGGGACGGGGCCGGCCCAGGAGGAGCTGGAAGGGCTGGCCGAACGGCTGGGCCTGGCGGGACGGGTCACCTGGCTGGGCGCGCTGCCGCGCGATGCGGTGGACCAGGTCTGGCCTCGACTCGACTGCATCGTGATTCCCTCGCGCACCACGCCCCGTTGGATCGAGGCCAGCCCGCGAGCCGCCCTCGACGCCATGGCCCGCGGCGTGGCCGTGGTGGCCACCTCCGCGGGTGCGCTCCCCGAGATCCTGGGTGACGCGGGCCTCCTCGTTCCGGAAGAGGACGTCGGCGCGCTGACCGAGGTGCTCCAGCGGCTGCACGATTCGCCCGAGGAGCACCAGCGCCTCGGCGCGGCCGGGCGGCGCCGGGTCCTGGAGCGGTACTCCGACGCTGCCATCGCGGAGCAGACCCGCCGATTCTGGTCGGGCCTCGTTCCTGCAACCGCTTGA
- a CDS encoding DegT/DnrJ/EryC1/StrS aminotransferase family protein: MSPETSAPGLFLPFAAPDITEAEIDAVTAVLRSGWITTGAEVRAFEGEFAEYVGARYAVAVNSCTAALHLGLEALGIRAGDEVLTSTLTFTATAEVAEYLGARARFLDVEPDTLNLSPAILRAAVERDYVRSGGSWRHRTSGGRLGGILPVHYGGHPCDMEDMLALAHELEIPVLDDAAHALPAAVRDTRIGGFPCPTAFSFYATKTITTGEGGMLCTSDPDVADRARLMALHGISRDAWNRYGSDGKWHYEVLEAGYKYNLTDIAAALGRVQLSRAETMLARRREIARRYDAAFADLDTLVLPAQRPHVQHAWHLYPLRLRLDRLSIDRSGFIGELRKRQIGASVHFIPLHRQPFYRERYGYRPEEFPVAEATYPTLVSLPIYSVMSDEDVERVVAAVTEISGCFAA; encoded by the coding sequence TTGAGCCCCGAAACGTCCGCCCCCGGTCTCTTCCTTCCATTCGCCGCCCCTGACATCACCGAGGCCGAGATCGACGCCGTGACCGCGGTGCTCCGATCCGGCTGGATCACGACCGGGGCGGAGGTACGGGCGTTTGAGGGGGAGTTCGCCGAATACGTCGGGGCCCGCTACGCGGTGGCGGTGAACTCCTGTACCGCGGCACTCCACCTGGGCCTCGAGGCTCTGGGCATCAGGGCCGGGGACGAGGTGCTCACCAGCACCCTGACCTTCACGGCCACGGCGGAAGTGGCGGAATACCTGGGGGCCAGGGCCAGGTTCCTGGATGTCGAGCCGGACACCCTCAACCTCTCGCCGGCGATCCTCCGCGCCGCGGTGGAGCGGGACTACGTGCGAAGCGGCGGGAGCTGGCGGCACCGCACCAGCGGCGGCCGGCTGGGCGGCATCCTGCCCGTGCATTACGGCGGCCATCCCTGTGACATGGAAGACATGCTGGCGCTGGCCCACGAGCTCGAGATCCCGGTGCTGGACGATGCCGCGCACGCGCTGCCGGCCGCGGTACGCGACACCCGGATCGGCGGTTTCCCCTGCCCTACGGCTTTCAGCTTCTACGCCACCAAGACGATCACCACGGGGGAAGGGGGCATGCTATGCACCTCCGACCCCGATGTCGCCGATCGGGCGCGGCTCATGGCGCTGCATGGGATCAGCCGGGACGCATGGAATCGCTACGGGTCGGACGGCAAGTGGCACTACGAGGTGCTGGAGGCCGGCTACAAGTACAACCTGACCGACATTGCCGCCGCGCTCGGCCGGGTGCAGCTCTCCCGCGCCGAGACGATGCTGGCCCGTCGGCGGGAGATCGCCCGGCGGTATGACGCTGCCTTTGCCGATCTGGACACGCTGGTGCTGCCGGCCCAGCGCCCCCACGTTCAGCATGCCTGGCATCTCTACCCTCTGCGGCTCCGGCTCGACCGGCTGAGCATCGACCGAAGCGGATTCATCGGCGAGCTCCGGAAGCGGCAGATCGGCGCCAGCGTCCACTTCATCCCGCTGCATCGCCAACCGTTTTATCGGGAGCGTTACGGCTACCGTCCGGAGGAGTTCCCGGTGGCCGAAGCGACCTATCCCACGCTGGTCTCCCTGCCCATCTATTCGGTCATGTCGGACGAAGACGTCGAGCGGGTGGTGGCGGCCGTCACCGAGATCAGCGGCTGCTTCGCGGCGTGA
- a CDS encoding SLBB domain-containing protein produces the protein MSIPALRLGQRLRVAGVLACVLLSAAAALSAQVPTQLPSGELPSTDSARALLQNPAVVDQLRRSLGSSGLTPDQIRTRLRAAGYPENLLDEYIAGADTTRMVRPGPRTFDAVRALGVVSDEQLDSLRMRDSVRVLSDSLQQIVDSLTDLRTDSLRADSLADSLGRLRPNQLHLFGLETFRKASTRFQPNMAGPVDENYRFGPGDILVLILTGDVQQAYTLEVTREGFVVIPSVGQVYVANLTQGELRDQLYARLHRVYSGVRRDARATTQFQISLARLRNIQVFVAGDVVRPGSYQISGAGTVMSALYAAGGPTENGSFRQVEIRRGSKLVDSLDLYDYLLHGNNSSDVRLSNGDVVFVPVHSALVRLAGKVIRPAIYETKPGETLRELIGFAGGFDPSAYQSRVQIQRILQPADRAPGGRARVVIDIAADQFVNGQAPPVPIAPGDSVTVFSIADRLRGYVTVKGNVWVEGRVGFTPGMKLSDALRLAGGPRPDVYLDQILITRVREDSSMAQLRSAFADSTGKLRGDLVLEDQDEVRIFSRSTFRGVRYVSVVGAVRRSGRVPFREGMTMRDAILLADGLTEDAYLKEAEIARIADRRDPQTLAQTLRVPLDSTYLFGRTRAGEYLGPPGAPAPASGAPEVPLEPYDNVLIMRQAGFDQQRLVYLTGQVKFPGRYALRSRTERLGDLIDRAGGLTAEAYAAGVQFYRAHAPAGGGGDERLPVLDRPTNGNGALPHGYAERVGIDLARVLQDRKFQENIILVSGDSINVPEYNPIVQVQGAVNSPGPVAYTPGKSLDWYVSAAGGYAQNADSKRPYVTQPNGKREAVKRRSILADHVPKPGSGAAVFVPTKVAQDRPSNLPSLLGIAAQVLGALVTLVVVAKR, from the coding sequence ATGTCCATTCCAGCTCTTCGACTTGGCCAGCGCCTCAGGGTCGCCGGGGTTCTGGCCTGTGTGCTGCTTTCGGCCGCTGCCGCTCTCTCCGCGCAGGTGCCCACCCAGCTGCCCTCGGGCGAGTTGCCGAGCACCGACTCGGCTCGCGCGCTGCTGCAGAACCCGGCCGTGGTGGATCAGCTTCGCCGCTCGCTCGGCAGCTCGGGACTTACGCCCGACCAGATCCGGACTCGGCTCCGGGCCGCAGGCTACCCGGAGAATCTGCTGGATGAGTACATCGCGGGGGCCGATACCACCCGCATGGTGCGTCCCGGGCCGCGGACCTTCGACGCGGTGCGTGCGCTGGGGGTGGTGAGCGACGAGCAGCTCGATTCTCTCCGCATGCGCGACTCGGTGCGGGTCCTGAGCGACTCGCTGCAGCAGATCGTCGATTCACTCACCGACCTGCGCACCGACTCGCTCCGGGCCGACTCGCTGGCCGACTCGCTCGGACGGCTGCGGCCCAACCAGCTCCACCTCTTCGGCCTGGAGACGTTTCGCAAGGCCTCGACCCGCTTCCAGCCCAACATGGCGGGCCCGGTCGACGAGAACTACCGCTTCGGTCCCGGCGACATTCTGGTGCTGATCCTCACCGGAGACGTGCAGCAGGCCTACACCCTGGAGGTCACCCGCGAGGGGTTCGTGGTGATTCCCTCGGTGGGTCAGGTCTACGTGGCCAACCTGACGCAGGGCGAGCTGCGGGACCAGCTCTATGCCCGGCTGCACCGGGTCTACTCCGGCGTCCGGAGGGATGCCCGCGCCACCACCCAATTCCAGATCTCCCTCGCCCGCCTGCGGAACATCCAGGTCTTCGTGGCGGGCGACGTGGTGCGGCCCGGCTCGTATCAGATCTCCGGGGCGGGCACCGTGATGAGCGCGCTCTATGCCGCGGGCGGCCCGACCGAGAACGGCAGCTTCCGCCAGGTCGAGATCCGGCGCGGCAGCAAGCTGGTGGATTCGCTCGACCTGTACGACTACCTGCTCCACGGCAACAACAGCTCCGACGTCCGGCTATCCAACGGCGATGTGGTCTTCGTGCCGGTGCATTCCGCGCTGGTGCGGTTGGCCGGCAAGGTGATCCGGCCGGCGATCTACGAGACCAAGCCCGGGGAGACTCTTCGCGAGCTCATCGGATTCGCCGGCGGCTTCGACCCTTCGGCCTACCAGTCGCGGGTGCAGATCCAGCGGATCCTCCAGCCCGCGGACCGGGCGCCGGGTGGCCGCGCCCGCGTGGTGATCGACATCGCCGCCGATCAGTTCGTGAATGGGCAGGCGCCCCCGGTGCCGATCGCGCCGGGCGACTCGGTGACAGTCTTCTCGATCGCCGACCGGCTCCGGGGATACGTCACCGTCAAGGGCAACGTGTGGGTCGAGGGTCGCGTCGGATTCACTCCGGGCATGAAGCTGAGCGACGCCTTGCGGTTGGCCGGTGGACCCAGGCCGGACGTCTACCTCGACCAGATCCTGATCACCCGGGTGCGGGAGGATTCGAGCATGGCGCAGCTCCGCTCCGCCTTTGCCGACTCCACCGGCAAGCTGCGAGGCGATCTCGTGCTGGAGGATCAGGACGAGGTCCGGATCTTCTCCCGCTCCACTTTCCGGGGCGTCCGGTACGTGTCGGTGGTCGGCGCGGTGCGGCGCTCCGGCAGGGTTCCCTTCCGTGAGGGTATGACCATGCGGGACGCGATCCTGCTGGCGGATGGTCTCACCGAAGATGCGTATCTCAAGGAAGCGGAGATCGCCCGTATCGCCGACCGGCGCGATCCGCAAACCCTGGCCCAGACGCTCCGGGTGCCGCTCGACTCGACGTACCTCTTCGGCCGGACCCGAGCCGGCGAATACCTCGGCCCGCCGGGCGCGCCGGCCCCGGCCTCGGGCGCGCCGGAAGTCCCACTCGAGCCGTACGACAACGTGCTGATCATGCGCCAGGCGGGGTTCGACCAGCAGCGGCTGGTCTACCTTACGGGCCAGGTCAAGTTCCCCGGCCGCTACGCGCTCCGCAGCAGGACCGAGCGGCTGGGGGATCTCATCGATCGCGCCGGTGGGCTGACCGCCGAGGCGTATGCGGCAGGGGTCCAGTTCTACCGGGCGCACGCGCCGGCCGGTGGCGGCGGCGATGAGCGCCTACCGGTGCTCGACCGTCCGACCAACGGCAACGGCGCGCTGCCACACGGATACGCCGAGCGGGTCGGAATCGACCTGGCACGCGTGCTTCAGGATCGGAAGTTTCAGGAGAACATCATCCTGGTGAGCGGGGATTCGATCAACGTCCCGGAATACAATCCGATCGTGCAGGTCCAGGGCGCCGTCAACTCACCGGGACCGGTGGCGTACACGCCGGGGAAATCGCTCGACTGGTACGTGAGCGCCGCCGGCGGATACGCCCAGAACGCCGACTCGAAGCGTCCCTACGTCACCCAGCCCAATGGCAAGCGGGAAGCCGTCAAGCGGAGGTCGATCCTGGCGGACCACGTCCCAAAGCCGGGCTCCGGCGCGGCCGTGTTCGTCCCCACCAAGGTGGCCCAGGATCGGCCGAGCAATCTCCCCAGCCTGCTGGGGATCGCGGCTCAGGTGCTGGGTGCGCTGGTGACTCTGGTCGTGGTGGCGAAGCGCTGA
- a CDS encoding UDP-N-acetyl glucosamine 2-epimerase yields MDRTDIALCYGTRPQVIKASALRGPLDRLGAVLAIDTGQHYDYELNALLYEQLGVRAPEVLLDVGSAGQAEQTAAILVRAERVFRERRPRVIMVIGDTNSTLGCALAGGKLRIPVVHVEAGLRSRDALMAEEINRRVVDAFATVLCAPSERAAARLRAERCGDGIVLVTGDVAHDVLRAHLDQLPPAPAPDPPYCYATLHRAELTDRPELLCQTLTALGALDLPVVLPLHPRTRAVLDASAPGLAAELGLAVVPPVGYLESLALTRGAAVVVTDSGGLQREAYWLGVPCVTLRRETEWEETVELGANLALDPSAVAGLGKAVESQRRRWAAGPGWDRTVYGDGHAATRIAAAVAPLLAA; encoded by the coding sequence ATGGACCGGACGGATATCGCGCTCTGCTACGGGACCCGGCCGCAGGTGATCAAGGCCAGCGCGCTCCGCGGTCCGCTGGACCGGCTCGGCGCGGTGCTCGCCATCGACACCGGCCAGCATTACGACTACGAGCTCAATGCGCTGCTGTATGAGCAGCTCGGCGTCCGTGCCCCGGAGGTGCTGCTGGACGTGGGCTCGGCGGGCCAGGCGGAGCAGACCGCGGCCATACTGGTCCGCGCCGAGCGGGTGTTCCGCGAGCGGAGACCCAGGGTGATCATGGTCATCGGGGACACCAACTCCACGCTGGGCTGCGCCCTGGCCGGCGGCAAGCTGCGAATCCCGGTGGTGCACGTGGAGGCCGGCCTCCGCTCCCGCGACGCGCTGATGGCGGAGGAGATCAACCGCCGAGTGGTCGACGCCTTCGCCACCGTGCTGTGCGCGCCCTCGGAGCGCGCCGCCGCCCGGCTCCGGGCCGAGCGCTGCGGCGACGGCATCGTGTTGGTGACGGGCGACGTCGCCCATGACGTGCTTCGGGCCCACCTGGATCAGCTCCCCCCGGCGCCTGCACCGGACCCGCCCTATTGCTATGCGACGCTGCACCGTGCCGAGCTGACCGACCGGCCCGAGCTGCTCTGCCAGACGCTCACGGCACTCGGCGCGCTCGACCTGCCGGTGGTGCTTCCACTGCATCCACGGACCCGTGCCGTGCTCGATGCCAGCGCGCCCGGTCTCGCCGCCGAGCTCGGGCTCGCTGTGGTGCCTCCGGTGGGCTACCTGGAGAGCCTGGCGCTCACCCGCGGAGCCGCCGTCGTCGTCACCGACTCGGGCGGTCTCCAGCGGGAGGCGTACTGGTTGGGCGTTCCGTGTGTGACCCTGCGCCGGGAGACCGAGTGGGAGGAGACCGTCGAGCTGGGCGCCAATCTCGCCCTGGACCCGAGCGCGGTGGCGGGACTGGGCAAGGCGGTCGAGAGCCAGCGGCGGCGCTGGGCGGCCGGGCCGGGCTGGGACCGGACCGTTTACGGCGATGGACACGCGGCCACGCGCATCGCCGCGGCCGTCGCGCCGCTGCTCGCCGCGTGA
- a CDS encoding glycosyltransferase family 2 protein, with protein MIPALNEAGFLPECLDSVIEALGEIGGAGEILVVDGGSTDGSREIAGRYQHRHPDTRLVDNPHRSTPWAFNLGISQARSRLIAILSAHCRVDPSFFTAALARLATGEADIVGGPVRTEPGAPGLLGWMLAQVVSHPFGVGNSRFRVSRRAAYVDAVPFALFRREVFDGVGLFETALVRNQDTEFFGRVARAGYRVFLDPEVGSVYRARGTLTGLLRQGFRNAYWNVKVWRQTPGAFQWRHVVPAGFTLSLCLGTILATRLPAARAFLGLELVAYAAAAAVAAVHIAIRTRRAAGLLLPPVFFLYHLVYGAGSLAGVRWLIPRTSPGP; from the coding sequence GTGATCCCGGCGCTGAACGAAGCGGGGTTTCTCCCCGAGTGCCTGGACTCGGTGATCGAGGCGCTAGGTGAGATCGGCGGGGCCGGGGAAATTCTGGTGGTGGACGGAGGCAGCACCGACGGTAGCCGGGAGATCGCCGGCCGCTACCAGCACCGTCACCCGGACACCCGGCTGGTCGACAATCCCCACCGGTCGACCCCCTGGGCATTCAACCTGGGGATCAGCCAGGCCCGGAGCCGGCTCATCGCCATCCTCAGCGCCCATTGCCGGGTGGATCCGTCGTTCTTCACCGCCGCGCTCGCTCGCCTGGCCACCGGTGAGGCGGACATCGTGGGTGGCCCGGTCCGGACCGAGCCTGGCGCACCCGGTCTGCTCGGGTGGATGCTCGCCCAGGTGGTGAGCCATCCGTTCGGAGTGGGCAACAGCCGCTTCCGCGTCTCCCGCCGAGCCGCCTACGTGGACGCGGTGCCGTTCGCCCTCTTCCGCCGCGAGGTGTTCGACGGCGTCGGGCTCTTCGAGACCGCGCTGGTCCGGAACCAGGATACCGAGTTCTTCGGGCGGGTGGCACGGGCCGGGTACCGGGTGTTCCTGGACCCGGAGGTGGGAAGCGTCTATCGGGCGCGCGGCACCCTGACTGGCCTCCTCCGGCAAGGGTTTCGGAACGCCTACTGGAACGTCAAAGTCTGGCGGCAGACCCCGGGCGCCTTCCAGTGGCGGCACGTGGTGCCCGCCGGATTCACCCTGTCGCTCTGCCTGGGTACGATTCTGGCCACCAGGCTCCCGGCGGCTCGGGCGTTCCTCGGCCTGGAGCTGGTTGCCTATGCCGCGGCCGCGGCCGTAGCCGCGGTCCACATCGCGATCCGCACCCGGCGGGCTGCGGGGCTCCTTCTGCCACCGGTGTTCTTTTTGTATCACCTGGTCTATGGCGCCGGATCGCTCGCCGGGGTGCGCTGGCTGATCCCCCGGACATCCCCAGGACCATAG
- a CDS encoding class I SAM-dependent methyltransferase — MNPETRPAPGAERERLRAAYARRSNDDRRYSWFEPGHLFLMQERERAVLRALSRHGLEDLQALRILEIGCGDANWLRDLVRWGARPERLVGVDVLPERLGDAVKKGPPETGIAQASGEELPFPPETFDLVIQSTVFTSILDQTTRIGVAREMMRVLRPGGSVLWYDFHVPNPGNPDVQPVGRGELRRLFPGSAIDLHRVTLAPPIARRVARWSWLAGLLLARIPLLRTHSLALITKSR; from the coding sequence ATGAACCCAGAGACGCGGCCCGCGCCGGGCGCCGAACGCGAGCGGCTGAGGGCGGCATATGCCCGCCGGTCGAACGACGATCGGCGGTATTCCTGGTTCGAGCCGGGTCATCTCTTTCTCATGCAGGAGCGCGAGCGGGCGGTCCTGCGCGCCCTGTCGCGGCACGGGCTGGAAGATCTGCAGGCGCTTCGGATCCTGGAGATCGGCTGCGGGGACGCCAACTGGCTGCGGGACCTGGTCCGTTGGGGCGCCAGGCCGGAGCGGCTGGTGGGAGTCGATGTCCTCCCCGAGAGGCTGGGGGATGCGGTCAAGAAAGGGCCACCGGAGACCGGCATCGCCCAGGCGAGCGGGGAGGAGCTTCCGTTCCCCCCGGAAACCTTCGATCTCGTGATCCAGTCCACCGTGTTCACTTCGATCCTCGACCAGACCACGCGCATCGGGGTGGCTCGGGAGATGATGCGAGTGCTCAGGCCTGGCGGGAGCGTGCTCTGGTACGATTTCCACGTGCCCAATCCGGGAAATCCGGATGTCCAGCCCGTCGGCCGGGGGGAGTTGCGCCGGCTTTTTCCAGGCTCCGCGATCGACCTCCATCGGGTGACCCTCGCGCCGCCCATCGCCCGCCGGGTGGCTCGATGGAGCTGGCTCGCCGGTCTGCTCCTGGCCCGGATCCCTCTCCTGCGCACCCACTCGCTCGCGCTCATCACCAAGAGTCGATAA